A single window of Pseudoduganella plicata DNA harbors:
- a CDS encoding alpha/beta fold hydrolase: MTLPAANAPAIIMIHGAMNDHSVWAHQARHFDGAGRHVPAIDLPGHGHDGAPALSTVEAMAEWLLAMLDAQNIGHVALAGHSMGSLIALEAAARAPGRVTHVALLGSTWPMKVSGALLKTALEDEPAAIDTVARWSHTPGHPAAGDSRALMQAVAARNPDGLLHNDLAACKAYANGAAAAAAIACPVLFLSGAHDMMTPPDGGQLLPALSRARMVSVDAGHQMMAEQPEAVTAALAAFLVSA; encoded by the coding sequence ATGACCCTACCAGCCGCAAACGCGCCCGCCATCATCATGATCCATGGCGCCATGAACGATCATAGCGTCTGGGCCCACCAGGCACGGCACTTCGACGGTGCCGGGAGGCACGTGCCGGCAATCGACCTGCCCGGCCATGGTCATGACGGCGCCCCCGCGCTGTCGACGGTCGAAGCCATGGCCGAATGGCTGCTGGCGATGCTGGACGCCCAAAATATCGGCCACGTGGCTCTGGCCGGACACAGCATGGGCTCGCTGATCGCGCTGGAGGCCGCAGCCCGCGCGCCAGGCCGCGTGACGCACGTTGCGCTGCTGGGCAGTACGTGGCCGATGAAGGTGTCGGGCGCGCTGCTCAAGACGGCGCTGGAGGACGAGCCGGCCGCCATCGACACCGTGGCGCGCTGGTCGCACACGCCCGGGCATCCCGCCGCCGGGGACTCGCGGGCGCTGATGCAGGCCGTGGCCGCGCGCAATCCCGACGGGCTGCTGCACAATGATCTGGCTGCGTGCAAGGCTTATGCGAACGGCGCGGCCGCGGCGGCGGCCATTGCGTGTCCCGTGCTGTTCCTGTCGGGCGCGCACGACATGATGACCCCTCCCGACGGCGGCCAGTTGCTGCCAGCCCTGTCCCGCGCGCGGATGGTGTCCGTCGATGCGGGGCACCAGATGATGGCCGAGCAGCCGGAAGCCGTCACCGCGGCGCTGGCGGCGTTCCTTGTCTCCGCCTAA
- a CDS encoding YihY family inner membrane protein translates to MHSSFLQTFYRRLARSCRNGMAELRDLSWSEIRDLFLFARRRLREESLPQVAGGLTFTTVFALVPMLTVALAVFTTFPMFMSFRTALEAYFIQSVMPKAISNTILGYLTTFAAQATGLSAIGAVTLVLTSAAMMRMIERVFNRIWRVKAERRWTRRILVYWALITLGPLVVGVSLSLTTQVFTATTSLVGNVAGALFYTVLSVALTTAGFTFLYMAVPNRWVDWRDALAGGMVAGMAFELAKRGFAVFITQFPTYSKIYGALAALPLFLLWVYLSWVITLIGALLTAALPVVKYERWWHEPAPGSAFVDAMAVLHVLHMACRCGDTALVNANAIRARTRLGFDEMDVLLEKMQAQGWVGRVRQDAPSRVEWRKHVGGDADSWVLLANADRLTLAEVYRLFVFGGMAVNAGVASDSDDARDIQASRDAARLARQVEAAVETGLGKSLAAHFGPLDCR, encoded by the coding sequence ATGCATTCAAGCTTCCTGCAGACCTTTTACCGCCGCCTGGCGCGCAGCTGCCGCAACGGCATGGCCGAGCTGCGCGACCTGTCGTGGAGCGAAATCCGCGACCTTTTCCTGTTTGCCCGGCGCCGCCTGCGCGAAGAGAGCCTGCCGCAGGTGGCCGGCGGCCTGACCTTCACCACCGTGTTCGCGCTCGTGCCGATGCTGACAGTTGCACTGGCCGTGTTCACCACCTTTCCGATGTTCATGTCGTTCCGCACGGCGCTGGAGGCGTATTTCATCCAGAGCGTGATGCCGAAGGCGATCTCGAACACGATCCTAGGGTACCTGACGACGTTCGCCGCGCAGGCCACGGGCCTGTCAGCCATTGGCGCCGTTACGCTGGTCTTGACGTCGGCCGCGATGATGCGCATGATCGAGCGCGTGTTCAACCGCATCTGGCGCGTCAAGGCGGAGCGGCGCTGGACCCGGCGCATTCTCGTCTACTGGGCGCTGATCACCCTGGGACCGCTGGTGGTGGGCGTCTCATTGTCGCTGACGACGCAGGTGTTTACCGCCACCACTTCGCTGGTGGGCAATGTGGCGGGCGCGCTGTTCTACACCGTCCTGTCGGTGGCGCTGACGACGGCCGGCTTCACATTCCTCTACATGGCAGTGCCGAACCGCTGGGTCGACTGGCGCGACGCGCTGGCCGGCGGCATGGTGGCCGGCATGGCGTTCGAGCTCGCCAAGCGCGGCTTCGCCGTCTTCATCACGCAATTCCCCACGTACTCCAAGATCTACGGCGCGCTGGCCGCGCTGCCGCTGTTCCTGCTGTGGGTCTACCTGTCCTGGGTGATCACCCTGATCGGCGCGCTGCTGACGGCGGCGCTGCCGGTCGTCAAATACGAACGGTGGTGGCACGAGCCGGCGCCGGGCAGCGCCTTCGTGGATGCGATGGCGGTGCTGCACGTGCTGCACATGGCCTGCCGCTGCGGCGACACGGCGCTCGTCAACGCGAACGCGATCCGTGCCCGCACGCGGCTGGGATTCGACGAGATGGACGTGCTGCTGGAGAAAATGCAGGCGCAGGGGTGGGTCGGTCGCGTCAGGCAGGACGCGCCGTCGCGGGTGGAATGGCGCAAGCACGTGGGCGGCGATGCCGACAGCTGGGTGCTGCTGGCCAACGCCGATCGCCTGACGCTGGCGGAAGTCTATCGGCTGTTCGTGTTCGGCGGCATGGCCGTCAACGCAGGCGTGGCGTCCGACTCGGACGATGCGCGCGACATCCAGGCCAGCCGTGATGCGGCCCGGTTGGCGCGGCAGGTCGAGGCGGCCGTGGAAACAGGGCTTGGCAAGTCGCTGGCCGCGCATTTCGGGCCGCTGGACTGCCGTTAG
- the wrbA gene encoding NAD(P)H:quinone oxidoreductase: MNASNLTILVLYYSRHGATRKLAEFIAQGIESVPGCDARLRTVPAISTVTEATAPAVPADGAPYVELEDLEQCAALAVGSPTRFGNMASAMKYFWDGTSSQWLAGTLAGKPGCVFTSTGSLHGGQESTLLSMMIPLLHHGVMVMGLPYTNPDLMTTASGGTPYGASHWSGLDGKKPVTDEERRLAVAMGRRLAETAVRLAGGGA; the protein is encoded by the coding sequence ATGAACGCTTCCAACCTGACTATCCTCGTGCTGTACTATTCCCGGCACGGCGCCACCCGCAAACTGGCCGAATTCATCGCCCAGGGCATCGAAAGCGTGCCCGGCTGCGACGCCCGCCTGCGCACCGTCCCGGCCATATCCACCGTGACCGAAGCGACAGCCCCCGCAGTACCCGCCGACGGCGCGCCGTACGTGGAACTGGAAGACCTGGAACAATGCGCCGCCCTTGCCGTCGGCTCGCCTACCCGCTTCGGCAACATGGCATCGGCCATGAAGTATTTCTGGGACGGCACGTCCAGCCAGTGGCTGGCCGGCACGCTGGCGGGCAAGCCCGGTTGCGTGTTCACGTCCACCGGCAGCCTGCACGGCGGCCAGGAATCGACGCTGCTGTCGATGATGATTCCGCTGCTGCACCACGGCGTGATGGTGATGGGGCTGCCCTACACCAACCCGGACCTGATGACGACCGCCAGCGGCGGCACGCCGTACGGCGCCAGCCACTGGTCCGGCCTGGATGGCAAGAAGCCCGTCACGGACGAGGAGAGGCGCCTGGCTGTCGCCATGGGCAGGCGCCTGGCGGAAACCGCCGTTCGGCTGGCGGGCGGAGGCGCGTGA
- a CDS encoding DUF4124 domain-containing protein, with the protein MRLAALLLAGCAVTAHAQVYKCTVDGKVTYSQAPCERGNETVLTVPGAPAATRDDPRELERMRRAGAQLEKERVARAAAQERIDARADRAAATRRQRCDKLRLQARWMDEDARRAQPQAQEAARLKARRAADRAALECAA; encoded by the coding sequence GTGAGACTGGCCGCTCTGCTGCTGGCCGGCTGCGCGGTGACGGCGCATGCCCAGGTCTACAAATGCACCGTGGACGGCAAGGTCACGTACAGCCAGGCGCCCTGCGAGCGCGGTAACGAAACGGTACTGACGGTGCCGGGTGCGCCGGCAGCCACACGCGACGACCCGCGCGAACTGGAACGGATGCGCCGCGCGGGCGCGCAGCTGGAAAAGGAGCGCGTTGCCCGCGCTGCGGCGCAGGAGCGCATCGACGCCCGCGCCGACCGTGCCGCCGCCACCCGCCGCCAGCGCTGCGACAAGCTGCGCCTGCAGGCCAGATGGATGGACGAAGACGCCCGCCGCGCCCAGCCGCAAGCGCAGGAGGCGGCACGGCTGAAAGCACGCCGCGCCGCCGACCGGGCCGCACTGGAGTGTGCGGCTTGA
- a CDS encoding DUF2069 domain-containing protein codes for MPGLRQKIAWWGALLSTAVLIAWCLLWELWLAPLHPGGSWLALKAVPLLFPLIAVIKRDLYTLQWTSMMILLYFTEGVVRGWSDRTMPWLGWGEAALVFVFFCCALLYVQPYKRAAKKAAQELLAKVTKGSNSRNDHP; via the coding sequence ATGCCGGGCCTGCGCCAGAAGATCGCGTGGTGGGGAGCGCTGCTCAGTACCGCCGTGCTGATCGCCTGGTGCCTGCTGTGGGAACTGTGGCTCGCGCCCCTGCACCCGGGCGGCTCGTGGCTGGCGCTGAAGGCCGTGCCGCTGCTGTTTCCGCTGATCGCCGTCATCAAGCGCGACCTGTACACGTTGCAGTGGACGTCGATGATGATCCTGCTGTATTTCACCGAAGGCGTCGTTCGTGGCTGGAGCGACCGCACGATGCCGTGGCTGGGCTGGGGCGAAGCGGCCCTCGTGTTTGTCTTCTTCTGCTGCGCGCTGCTGTACGTGCAGCCGTATAAACGGGCCGCGAAAAAGGCCGCACAGGAGCTGCTGGCGAAAGTCACCAAGGGCTCGAACAGCCGCAACGATCATCCATGA
- a CDS encoding FtsX-like permease family protein — protein MRLLARWLLLGEWRAHPVRALTAGAAIAVGVALGFAIHLINAAAFNEFSSAIKSLSGQADVQVSGTELTFDEAIYPVLAQLPQVAVASPVLEFAASMPGGLPPLKIIGLDVFRAGHISPDLVGAPASGDGADVLADDALFLSPAALQWLAVQPGARVAFQVGTRPLALRVAGSLQRARVGQRLGVMDIAAAQWRFDRIGKLSRVDLKLRDGIDRNAFLTALRARLQRDYPGRFRVGQPNDADQESRNSNLSRAYRVNLGVLALVALFTGAFLVFSTQALSVMRRRSQFALLRVLGMERRRLLLQVLAEGLSLGVVGAVLGIAGGYGIAAAALRFFGGDLGAGYFAGVEPEVRFTPVAALVYFALGIGVALLGCAAPAWEAARATPAAALKSGSDEVALARLAPAWPALACIGIAACMAFAPPVFELPVFGYLSIALLLIGGIALMPRIASLTFRMLHRRWQAYARTRPAAPAVPSLTLARLANASSQAGVALGGVLSSFSLMVAMGIMVASFRISVDNWILQVLPADLYARTAAGGATAGLTPREQEAIRTAPGIARAEFMRLGAVSLAPDRPSVALLARDIDPARPEKALVLVGPVAARPANNALPAAWVSEAMADLYAIRPGTTLHLPLRGAPRPFFVAGIWRDYARSTGAVQIGRDDYRRLTGDADVSDAALWLTKGTKVGDAQAALKGLPFGAALDITAPTEIRALSLKIFDRSFAVTYLLEAIAIVIGLFGVAATFSAQTLARSKEFGMLRHVGVTRGQILGILAWEGGALTALGIVTGFVLGWAISLVLVHVVNPQSFHWTMEMHYPWPLLAAVAAVLLVAAMLTALVSGRQALSGGPIRAVREDW, from the coding sequence ATGCGCCTCCTGGCGCGCTGGCTGCTGCTGGGCGAGTGGCGCGCCCACCCCGTGCGCGCCCTGACGGCGGGGGCGGCGATTGCCGTCGGCGTCGCGCTGGGCTTTGCCATCCACCTGATCAACGCGGCCGCATTCAACGAGTTCTCGTCGGCCATCAAGAGCCTGTCCGGCCAGGCGGACGTACAGGTGAGCGGTACGGAATTGACGTTCGACGAAGCGATCTATCCCGTGCTGGCACAACTGCCGCAAGTGGCCGTCGCCTCCCCCGTGCTGGAATTTGCCGCATCGATGCCGGGCGGTCTGCCGCCCCTGAAGATCATCGGCCTGGACGTGTTCCGGGCCGGCCATATCTCGCCCGACCTTGTCGGTGCGCCCGCCAGTGGCGACGGCGCCGACGTGCTGGCGGACGACGCGCTTTTCCTGTCGCCCGCCGCGCTGCAATGGCTGGCCGTGCAGCCGGGAGCGCGCGTCGCGTTCCAGGTCGGCACGCGTCCGCTCGCCTTGCGCGTGGCCGGTTCGCTGCAGCGCGCCCGCGTGGGCCAGCGCCTCGGCGTGATGGACATCGCCGCGGCCCAATGGCGCTTCGACCGGATCGGCAAGCTGTCGCGGGTCGACCTCAAGCTGCGCGACGGCATCGACCGCAACGCCTTTCTCACCGCCCTGCGCGCCCGGCTGCAGCGCGACTACCCGGGACGCTTCCGCGTGGGCCAGCCGAACGACGCCGACCAGGAAAGCCGCAACAGTAACCTGAGCCGGGCCTACCGCGTCAACCTCGGCGTGCTGGCGCTGGTGGCCTTGTTCACCGGCGCCTTCCTCGTCTTTTCCACGCAGGCGCTGTCCGTCATGCGCCGGCGCAGCCAGTTCGCGCTGCTGCGGGTGTTGGGCATGGAGCGCCGCCGCCTGCTGCTGCAGGTGCTGGCCGAAGGGCTGAGCCTCGGCGTTGTGGGCGCGGTCCTCGGCATCGCCGGCGGCTACGGCATCGCAGCGGCCGCGCTGCGCTTCTTCGGCGGGGACCTCGGCGCCGGCTACTTTGCCGGCGTCGAGCCCGAAGTGCGGTTCACGCCCGTCGCCGCCCTGGTCTACTTCGCCCTGGGGATCGGCGTCGCGCTGCTCGGTTGCGCCGCCCCGGCATGGGAAGCGGCGCGCGCGACGCCCGCAGCCGCACTCAAATCGGGCTCCGACGAAGTGGCGCTGGCGCGACTGGCGCCCGCATGGCCCGCCCTGGCATGCATCGGCATCGCCGCGTGCATGGCGTTCGCGCCGCCCGTGTTCGAGCTGCCGGTGTTCGGCTATCTGTCCATCGCGCTGCTGCTGATCGGCGGCATCGCACTGATGCCCCGCATCGCATCGCTGACGTTCCGCATGCTGCACCGGCGCTGGCAGGCGTATGCGCGCACGCGTCCGGCGGCGCCGGCCGTGCCGTCGCTGACCCTGGCGCGGCTGGCCAACGCCTCCAGCCAGGCCGGCGTGGCGCTGGGCGGCGTGCTGTCCAGCTTCAGCCTGATGGTGGCGATGGGAATCATGGTCGCCAGCTTCCGCATCTCCGTCGACAACTGGATTCTGCAGGTGCTGCCGGCCGACCTGTATGCGCGCACGGCGGCCGGCGGCGCCACGGCCGGCCTGACGCCGCGCGAACAGGAAGCCATCCGCACGGCGCCCGGCATCGCCCGCGCCGAATTCATGCGCCTGGGCGCCGTGTCGCTGGCGCCGGATCGCCCCAGCGTTGCACTGCTGGCGCGCGACATCGATCCGGCCCGGCCGGAAAAGGCGCTGGTGCTGGTCGGTCCCGTGGCCGCGCGCCCGGCCAACAATGCGCTGCCCGCGGCGTGGGTGTCGGAAGCGATGGCGGACCTGTATGCCATACGCCCCGGCACCACGTTGCACCTGCCCCTGCGCGGTGCGCCGCGGCCGTTCTTCGTCGCAGGAATCTGGCGCGACTACGCGCGCTCCACTGGCGCCGTGCAGATCGGCCGCGACGACTACCGCCGCCTCACGGGCGATGCCGACGTCAGCGATGCCGCCTTGTGGCTGACGAAAGGCACGAAGGTCGGCGACGCCCAGGCGGCGTTGAAGGGCCTGCCGTTCGGCGCGGCGCTCGACATCACGGCGCCCACGGAAATCCGTGCGCTGTCGCTGAAGATCTTCGACCGCAGCTTTGCCGTCACCTACCTGCTGGAGGCCATCGCCATCGTCATCGGCCTGTTCGGCGTGGCGGCCACGTTCTCCGCCCAGACGCTGGCACGCTCCAAGGAATTCGGCATGCTGCGCCACGTGGGCGTCACGCGCGGGCAGATCCTCGGCATCCTCGCGTGGGAAGGCGGCGCCTTGACGGCGCTGGGGATCGTGACCGGATTCGTGCTGGGCTGGGCCATCAGCCTGGTGCTTGTCCACGTCGTCAATCCGCAGTCGTTCCACTGGACGATGGAGATGCACTATCCATGGCCGCTGCTGGCAGCCGTCGCGGCCGTGCTCCTGGTCGCGGCGATGCTGACGGCGCTGGTGTCGGGCCGGCAGGCGCTGTCCGGCGGTCCGATCCGCGCGGTGAGGGAGGACTGGTGA
- a CDS encoding lipocalin-like domain-containing protein: MGKLVMQRRAVMIALLAAVPALAAPPALKQVTALPPGATLTFPRDFGAHPDYKTEWWYATGWLTTKDGRQLGYQVTFFRSATGADADNPSQFAPKQMIIGHAALSDPTHGKLLHDQRVARAGFGLAYAKTGDTDVRLDDWHMVRKADGSYDIVVKGAGFALALTLTPTQPVLLQGRGGYSQKGPRPEQASYYYSKPQLRTSGTVTRADGTRTAVGGTTWLDHEWSTQVLGQDAAGWDWVGANLDDGGALMAFTIRDRQGAKLWAHATWRDPSGKMSHYAPGEVNFTPRRRWRSPRTNTTYPVAQTLVTGPITWELAPLQDDQELDSRRSTGAVYWEGAMTVARDGRRVGHAYMELSGYERPMKL, translated from the coding sequence ATGGGAAAACTGGTGATGCAGCGCCGTGCGGTAATGATTGCCCTGCTGGCGGCGGTGCCAGCGCTGGCCGCGCCGCCAGCGCTGAAGCAGGTGACCGCGCTGCCGCCCGGCGCCACCTTGACCTTTCCGCGCGACTTCGGTGCCCACCCCGACTACAAGACGGAATGGTGGTACGCGACCGGCTGGCTGACCACGAAGGACGGCCGGCAACTGGGCTACCAGGTCACATTCTTCCGCAGCGCCACCGGCGCGGACGCGGACAATCCCAGCCAGTTTGCGCCGAAGCAGATGATCATCGGCCATGCGGCGCTGTCCGACCCCACCCACGGCAAGCTGCTGCACGACCAGCGGGTTGCCCGCGCCGGCTTCGGCCTGGCCTATGCGAAAACGGGCGACACGGACGTCAGACTGGACGACTGGCATATGGTCCGCAAGGCCGACGGCAGCTACGACATCGTCGTCAAGGGCGCCGGATTCGCGCTCGCCCTGACGCTGACGCCCACCCAGCCGGTGCTGCTGCAAGGCCGCGGCGGTTATTCGCAGAAAGGCCCGCGCCCCGAGCAGGCCAGCTATTACTACAGCAAGCCGCAGCTGCGCACCAGCGGCACCGTGACGCGTGCGGACGGCACGCGCACGGCGGTCGGCGGCACGACGTGGCTGGACCACGAATGGTCGACGCAGGTACTCGGCCAGGACGCGGCGGGCTGGGACTGGGTCGGCGCCAACCTGGACGACGGCGGCGCCCTGATGGCCTTCACGATCCGCGACAGGCAGGGTGCTAAACTGTGGGCCCACGCGACATGGCGCGACCCATCCGGTAAGATGAGCCATTACGCGCCCGGCGAAGTGAACTTCACGCCGCGCCGGCGCTGGCGTTCGCCGCGCACGAACACGACGTATCCGGTCGCGCAGACGCTCGTCACGGGCCCGATCACGTGGGAGCTCGCGCCGCTGCAGGACGACCAGGAGCTGGACTCGCGCCGTTCGACGGGCGCCGTCTACTGGGAAGGCGCCATGACGGTCGCGCGTGACGGTCGCCGGGTCGGCCACGCGTATATGGAACTGTCGGGCTACGAACGGCCGATGAAGCTGTAG
- a CDS encoding FAD-binding oxidoreductase, with protein MSTFLDTCRDLIGPAHVLDAAHDMVPFLRDWRGRFTGSALAVLRPGSVAEVAALVRACADARVPIVPQGGNTGLVLGGVPDASGTAVVLSLARMNAVRAVDPVNRTMTVDAGCILQRAQEAAAAHDCLFPLSLAAEGSCTIGGNLATNAGGTAVLRYGNARELCLGLEVVTPQGEVWSGLSGLRKDNTGYDLRDLYIGAEGTLGIITGAVLKLFPQPKASVTALAALPSPAHALRLLSLMQDRAGASLTGFELISSFCLRLVAEHFPQLPRPFAQPSPPPFPQYALLELSSNESEKHAVGLLESAIGAALEQEIVLDAVVAGSVAQSRGLWQLREHIPLAQAAAGKNIKHDISLPVSRIADFIAETEPLLQEAFPGCQLVCFGHLGDGNLHFNVAPPPGIANEAFLVNQDAVNRVVHDTVARYGGSISAEHGIGALKRDELARYKDPVALTLMRAIKAALDPQGIMNPGKVL; from the coding sequence ATGTCCACTTTCCTCGACACCTGCCGCGACCTGATCGGCCCCGCCCACGTGCTGGACGCGGCACACGACATGGTGCCGTTCCTGCGCGACTGGCGCGGACGCTTCACCGGCAGCGCGCTGGCCGTATTGCGCCCTGGCAGTGTGGCGGAAGTGGCGGCGCTGGTGCGCGCCTGCGCCGATGCGCGCGTGCCCATCGTGCCGCAGGGCGGCAACACGGGCCTGGTACTGGGCGGCGTACCGGACGCCTCCGGCACGGCCGTCGTGCTGTCGCTGGCGCGGATGAATGCCGTGCGCGCCGTCGATCCCGTCAATCGCACGATGACGGTCGATGCCGGCTGTATCCTGCAGCGCGCGCAGGAAGCGGCGGCCGCGCACGATTGCCTGTTCCCGCTGTCGCTGGCTGCCGAAGGCAGCTGCACCATCGGCGGCAACCTGGCCACTAATGCGGGCGGCACGGCCGTCCTGCGTTACGGCAACGCGCGCGAGCTGTGCCTCGGGCTGGAGGTCGTCACGCCGCAAGGCGAGGTCTGGTCCGGCCTGTCCGGGCTGCGCAAGGACAATACCGGCTACGACCTGCGCGACCTGTATATCGGCGCCGAAGGGACGCTGGGCATCATCACGGGCGCCGTGCTGAAGCTGTTCCCGCAGCCGAAAGCGTCGGTCACGGCGCTGGCGGCCCTGCCCTCGCCCGCGCACGCATTGCGATTGCTGTCGCTGATGCAGGACCGCGCCGGCGCCAGCCTGACCGGCTTCGAGCTGATCTCCTCATTCTGCCTGCGATTGGTGGCTGAGCACTTTCCGCAACTGCCTCGCCCTTTCGCGCAGCCGTCTCCGCCGCCGTTTCCTCAGTATGCGCTGCTGGAACTATCCAGCAACGAGTCGGAAAAACACGCTGTCGGGCTGCTGGAAAGCGCCATCGGCGCCGCACTGGAGCAGGAGATCGTGCTGGACGCCGTCGTTGCCGGCTCCGTCGCGCAATCGAGGGGCCTGTGGCAACTGCGCGAGCACATTCCGCTGGCGCAGGCCGCCGCCGGCAAGAACATCAAGCACGACATCTCGCTGCCCGTCTCGCGCATCGCCGACTTCATCGCCGAGACGGAGCCGCTGCTGCAGGAAGCCTTCCCCGGCTGCCAGCTGGTGTGCTTCGGCCACCTGGGCGACGGCAACCTGCACTTCAACGTGGCGCCGCCGCCAGGCATCGCCAACGAAGCCTTCCTCGTCAACCAGGATGCCGTCAACCGCGTCGTGCACGATACCGTGGCGCGCTACGGCGGCTCGATTTCGGCCGAACACGGCATCGGCGCGCTGAAGCGCGACGAGCTGGCGCGCTACAAGGACCCTGTCGCGTTGACGCTGATGCGCGCGATCAAGGCGGCGCTGGACCCGCAGGGCATCATGAACCCCGGGAAGGTCCTGTGA
- a CDS encoding ABC transporter transmembrane domain-containing protein: MSNSTTSKSNNASGNASGAQHMTPSQREQKKGSLAALRGLAPFLTPYRLQFVLAGIALTVAAGATLAIPYAFKQMIDLGFGAAAGGKAGIDSAEHVNVVFLALFGVATVLAVATAARFYTVSWLGERVTADIRSAVYRHVVNQSPEFFETTQTGEVLSRITTDTTLIQAVVGTSISMALRNMLLFAGGLVMLFVTSPKLSSIIIGLLVLTVLPIVMFGRRVRKLSRDSQDRIADASAVAGEILNAMPTVQAFTHEKIETDRFGASVESAFVTAMRRIRARALLTMLAIVLVFGTIVFVLWLGAHAVLEGSMTGGELGQFILYASIVAGAIGALSEVMGEAQRAAGATERLLELMSVKSEIQSPAHPVALPPRAANGAALTLADVTFYYPSRPDSAALTHLDLDIRPGETVAVVGPSGAGKTTLFQLFLRFYDPQRGAIRLDGVDIRQLDLHTLRDAIGIVPQDTVIFSANAMENIRYGRANATDAEVIQAAKLAAAHEFIERLPNGYQSFLGERGVRLSGGQRQRIAIARALLKNPPLLLLDEATSALDAESERLVQSALEAAMVGRTTVIIAHRLATVQRADRIIVMEDGRIVETGTHASLVALGGIYANLAALQFHSVHVTHPPVAEVAQ; this comes from the coding sequence ATGAGCAACAGCACCACCAGTAAGAGTAACAATGCCAGCGGCAACGCCAGCGGCGCGCAGCACATGACGCCATCCCAGCGCGAACAGAAGAAAGGCAGCCTGGCCGCCCTGCGCGGCCTGGCACCGTTCCTGACGCCGTATCGCCTGCAGTTCGTGCTGGCCGGGATCGCGCTGACGGTTGCCGCCGGCGCCACGCTGGCCATCCCTTACGCCTTCAAGCAGATGATCGACCTGGGGTTCGGGGCAGCTGCGGGCGGCAAGGCCGGCATCGACAGCGCCGAACACGTGAACGTCGTCTTCCTGGCACTGTTCGGCGTGGCGACCGTGCTGGCGGTGGCCACCGCGGCGCGTTTCTACACGGTGTCTTGGCTGGGCGAGCGCGTGACGGCGGACATCCGCAGCGCCGTCTACCGCCACGTGGTCAACCAGAGTCCCGAATTCTTCGAGACGACGCAGACGGGCGAAGTCCTGTCGCGCATCACCACCGACACGACCCTGATCCAGGCCGTGGTGGGCACCAGCATCTCGATGGCGCTGCGTAACATGCTGCTGTTCGCGGGCGGCCTGGTGATGCTGTTCGTGACGAGCCCGAAACTGTCGTCCATCATCATCGGCCTGCTGGTGCTGACGGTGCTGCCGATCGTGATGTTCGGCCGGCGCGTGCGCAAGCTGTCGCGCGATTCGCAGGACCGCATTGCCGACGCGTCGGCCGTGGCCGGCGAAATCCTCAACGCCATGCCCACCGTGCAGGCGTTCACGCACGAGAAGATCGAAACGGACCGCTTCGGCGCGTCCGTCGAAAGCGCCTTCGTCACGGCCATGCGGCGCATCCGCGCCCGCGCGCTGCTGACGATGCTGGCCATCGTCCTGGTGTTCGGCACCATCGTGTTCGTGCTGTGGCTGGGCGCGCACGCCGTGCTGGAAGGTTCGATGACAGGTGGCGAGCTGGGGCAGTTCATCCTGTACGCGTCGATCGTGGCCGGCGCCATCGGCGCCCTGTCCGAAGTGATGGGGGAAGCGCAGCGCGCCGCCGGCGCCACGGAGCGGCTGCTGGAACTGATGTCGGTGAAATCGGAAATCCAGTCGCCCGCGCACCCTGTCGCCCTGCCGCCGCGAGCCGCCAACGGTGCCGCGCTGACGCTGGCCGATGTGACGTTCTACTATCCGTCGCGGCCGGACAGCGCGGCCCTGACGCATCTGGACCTGGACATCCGTCCCGGCGAAACGGTCGCCGTCGTCGGTCCTTCCGGCGCCGGCAAGACGACGCTGTTCCAGCTGTTCCTGCGCTTCTACGACCCGCAGCGTGGCGCCATCCGCCTCGATGGCGTGGACATCCGCCAGCTCGACCTGCATACCCTGCGCGACGCCATCGGCATCGTGCCGCAGGATACGGTGATCTTTTCCGCCAACGCGATGGAAAACATCCGCTACGGCCGGGCCAACGCCACCGACGCGGAAGTGATCCAGGCCGCGAAACTGGCCGCCGCGCACGAATTCATCGAGCGACTGCCGAACGGTTACCAGTCGTTCCTCGGCGAGCGCGGCGTGCGCCTGTCGGGCGGCCAGCGGCAGCGCATCGCCATCGCCCGCGCGCTGCTGAAAAATCCCCCGCTGCTGCTGCTGGACGAAGCCACCAGCGCGCTCGACGCGGAATCGGAACGATTGGTGCAGTCGGCGCTGGAGGCAGCCATGGTGGGCCGCACCACCGTCATCATCGCGCACCGCCTGGCCACCGTGCAGCGCGCCGACCGCATCATCGTCATGGAGGATGGCCGCATCGTCGAAACGGGCACGCACGCTTCGCTGGTGGCGCTGGGAGGCATCTATGCCAACCTGGCGGCGCTGCAGTTCCACAGCGTCCACGTGACGCATCCGCCGGTCGCCGAGGTGGCGCAATGA